In Pseudoroseomonas cervicalis, the DNA window GATTTCGGCCTGTCCTCGGGGAGCATGTGACCCAGCACGGCGTAGTGCACGGTCTCGGCGATGTTGGTCGCGTGGTCGCCGATGCGCTCGAAATTCTTGGCGATGAACAGCAGATGGGTGGCCGCGGTGATGTTGCGCGGATCCTCCATCATATGCGTCAGCATCTCGCGGAAGATGCCGTTGTAGATGTCGTCGACCGGCGCGTCGGCACCCCAGACGCGCTCGGCGGCGGCGGCATCCTCCTTGACCAGCGCGTCGATCGCGTCCTTCAAATTCTCCTGCACCAGCTTGGCCATCCACTGGAAGCCGTTCAGGCTGCCGAGCTGCGGCTGCTGCGAGACGACGATCGCGCGCTTGGCGGCGTTGCGGGCGTAGTCGCCGATGCGCTCGATATCGGTGGACACCTTCATGGCGGCGACGATCAGCCGCAGATCGGCGGCCATCGGCTGGCGCAGCGCCAGCAGGCGGACGCAGAAATTCTCGATCTCGGTCTCCAGCGCGTCGATCTCGCCATCGCGGCCGACGACGGCGCTGGCCAGCTCGGTGTCGCGGCGGATCAGGGCGGTGGCAGAATCGGCCACCTGGCGCTCGGCCAGGCCGCCCATGCGGGCGACCATCTCGCGCAGGCGCTTCAGCTGTTCTTCATAGGACCGCACGATGTGCTCGCTCTGCTGCTCGGGGGCTTCGGTCTGCATGGGAGGCTCCTGCTCAGCCGAAGCGGCCGGTGATGTATTCCTGGGTCTTCTTCTGCTTGGGCGCGGTGAACATCTCCTCCGCCGGCGCCACCTCGACCAGCTCGCCGAGATAGAAGAAGGCCACCTGGTCGGCGCAGCGCGCCGCCTGCTGCATGTTGTGGGTGACGATCGCGATGGTGAAGTCCTGCTTCAGCTCGTCGATCAGCTCCTCGATCTTCAGGGTCGAGATCGGGTCGAGCGCCGAGGTCGGCTCGTCCAGCAGGATCACCTCCGGCCGCACCGCGATGGTGCGGGCAATGCAGAGGCGCTGCTGCTGGCCGCCCGAGAGGCCCATGGCCGAGCTGTTCAGCCGGTCCTTCACCTCACCCCAGATCGCGGCGCGGGTCAGCGCCCATTCGATGCGCTCATCCATCTGGCTCTTGGAGAGCTTCTCATGCAGGCGGATGCCGAAGGCGATGTTCTCGTAGATCGTCATCGGGAAGGGGGTGGGCTTCTGGAACACCATGCCGATGCGCGCGCGCAGCGCGTTCATGTCGACATCGCCATCCAGGATGTTCTTGCCGTCCAGCAGCACCTGGCCGCTGGCGCGCTGGCCGGGATAGAGGCTGTACATCCGGTTCAGGATGCGCAGCAGCGTCGACTTGCCGCAGCCCGAGGGGCCGATCATGCCGGTCACCTGGCGGTCGGGCAGGTCGAGATTGATCCCCTTCAGCGCCTTGTTGGCGCCGTAGAAGAATTCCAGGTCGCGGATCGAGATCCGCGCCGGGTTCAGCGCGGCGCCGGAGCGGGCCTGGATGCCGCCCAGGGCCTCGGTGTTCGCGGTGGTCATGGAAGCGCTCATCTGTGTCCTCACTTCCGGCGCAGCAGGCTGCGCGCCGCGATGTTGAGCCCGAGCACGCCGAGCGTGATGATCAGGGCGCCGGCCCAGGCCAGGGCGATCCAGTCCTCATAGGGCGAGCCGGCATAGGAGAAGATGGTGACCGGCAGGCTGGACATCGGCGCCGAGAGGCTGAGCGACCAGTTCAGATTGCCGAGCGAGGTGAACAGCAGCGGCGCCGTCTCGCCGGCGACGCGGGCGACGGCCAGCAGCACGCCGGTGACGATGCCCGAGGCGGCGGCGCGCCAGCAGACCAGCGTCACCATCTTCCATTTCGGCGCGCCGAGGCCGATCACCGCCTCGCGCAGCGTGTCGGGCAGCAGGCGCAGCATGTCCTCGGTGGTGCGCACCACGATCGGGATGACGATGACGGCGAGCGCCGCCGCGCCGGCCCAGCCGGAGAAGCCGCCGAAGGGCACCACCAGGATCTGGTAGACGAACAGCCCGATCAGGATGGAGGGCGCCGAGAGCAGGATGTCGGAGACGAAGCGCACCGCATTCGCCAGCGGCGAGGCCTTGGCGTATTCGGCGAGATAGGTGCCGACCAGCAGCCCGATCGGCGTGCCGACGGCGGTGCCGATGGCGGTCTGGATCAGGCTGCCGATGATCGGGTTCAGCAGGCCGCCGCCGGAACCCGGCGGGCGCGTCACCTCGGTGAACACCTTCAGCTCCAGCGCGGCGAAGCCGTTCCAGAACAGCGTGCCGAGGATCGAGAAGAGCAGCGCCAGGCCGATGCCGGTGGCGCCGTAGCAGGCCAGCTTCACCGCCAGCGCCACGGCGCGGCGGCGGCGGCCGAGCGCGGCCGCGACCTTCATGTCCTTGGCCGGGCCGCTCTGCAGCCGGTCCGGGGTGCCTTGCGGCAGGGTGGAG includes these proteins:
- the pstB gene encoding phosphate ABC transporter ATP-binding protein PstB, with protein sequence MTTANTEALGGIQARSGAALNPARISIRDLEFFYGANKALKGINLDLPDRQVTGMIGPSGCGKSTLLRILNRMYSLYPGQRASGQVLLDGKNILDGDVDMNALRARIGMVFQKPTPFPMTIYENIAFGIRLHEKLSKSQMDERIEWALTRAAIWGEVKDRLNSSAMGLSGGQQQRLCIARTIAVRPEVILLDEPTSALDPISTLKIEELIDELKQDFTIAIVTHNMQQAARCADQVAFFYLGELVEVAPAEEMFTAPKQKKTQEYITGRFG
- the phoU gene encoding phosphate signaling complex protein PhoU, whose protein sequence is MQTEAPEQQSEHIVRSYEEQLKRLREMVARMGGLAERQVADSATALIRRDTELASAVVGRDGEIDALETEIENFCVRLLALRQPMAADLRLIVAAMKVSTDIERIGDYARNAAKRAIVVSQQPQLGSLNGFQWMAKLVQENLKDAIDALVKEDAAAAERVWGADAPVDDIYNGIFREMLTHMMEDPRNITAATHLLFIAKNFERIGDHATNIAETVHYAVLGHMLPEDRPKSDASAYTVVRPPA
- the pstA gene encoding phosphate ABC transporter permease PstA, with product MSASTLPQGTPDRLQSGPAKDMKVAAALGRRRRAVALAVKLACYGATGIGLALLFSILGTLFWNGFAALELKVFTEVTRPPGSGGGLLNPIIGSLIQTAIGTAVGTPIGLLVGTYLAEYAKASPLANAVRFVSDILLSAPSILIGLFVYQILVVPFGGFSGWAGAAALAVIVIPIVVRTTEDMLRLLPDTLREAVIGLGAPKWKMVTLVCWRAAASGIVTGVLLAVARVAGETAPLLFTSLGNLNWSLSLSAPMSSLPVTIFSYAGSPYEDWIALAWAGALIITLGVLGLNIAARSLLRRK